The Gammaproteobacteria bacterium region CTGACGGTCGGCGCCACCGTGCTGTGGCTGGGCGCCTGCACCCGGATGCCGGCGCCTGAACGTGCCTGGGCGCCGCCGCCGGCGGAGGACTGGGCGCTGGACGGGCGTATCGCCGTACAGTCCGGCAACGAGGGCTGGCATGCCGGCCTGCGCTGGGTGCAGACCGGCGTGGCCTTCCGTATCGAGCTCAGCGGCCCGCTCGGCCAGGGCGCCGTGCGCCTGTGGGGCGATGCCGCCGGCGTCACCCTCGAACGCGCCGACGGCCTGCGCGACCACGCGGCCGATGCCGCGGTGCTGCTGGAACGCCTTACCGGCTGGGCACTGCCGGTCGATGGTCTGCGCTTCTGGGTGCGCGGGCGGGCCGTGCCGGGGCGGCCGGCGCACTGGGCCTATGACGATGCCGGCCGGCCGTTGCGCCTGCGGCAGGACGGCTGGGACATCCGCTATACGGCCTACCAGGCGCCCCCCGCCGACGCCGGCCTGCCACGGCGCATCGAACTGGTCCGCGACGGCCTCCAGGCCAAGCTGATCATCGACCGCTGGGCGGCGGTTCCCGGCTGAACGCGTGGCCGCGCTG contains the following coding sequences:
- the lolB gene encoding lipoprotein insertase outer membrane protein LolB, with protein sequence MRGVLYVLTVGATVLWLGACTRMPAPERAWAPPPAEDWALDGRIAVQSGNEGWHAGLRWVQTGVAFRIELSGPLGQGAVRLWGDAAGVTLERADGLRDHAADAAVLLERLTGWALPVDGLRFWVRGRAVPGRPAHWAYDDAGRPLRLRQDGWDIRYTAYQAPPADAGLPRRIELVRDGLQAKLIIDRWAAVPG